A genomic region of Drosophila kikkawai strain 14028-0561.14 chromosome X, DkikHiC1v2, whole genome shotgun sequence contains the following coding sequences:
- the LOC108080132 gene encoding activating signal cointegrator 1 translates to MEKFVRDSLSKILDCVVTDQMMSAILNIKDDYEFDNYFGNLLSEDNEEHRLFLLNCRRMLLSGKQPRNNGKSSSKPPTSTTPVKGGGSSSNSGVKAKPGKFVNLYANDGKVLGDTILLKGRRSCECQAAQHKLINNCMGCGRIVCEQEGSGPCLFCGESVFTTEEMMRLAKAAREAKPNAKPATKQGKKSKDSGKDSAAKEAAAKESLDKALAQRDRLLEYDKNSEKRTTVIDDELDYFQENSVWLSKLEREKFEKLKGEMHEMKHGSRLNRKIRVDFAGRELPEDLPVSKEYEQQVINELAAVTKAAGGATNWSSSSLTGHSAMALAPILDMTKPPVYKASKEAKSWPAPASATDGLEQIYNRVQDKELLEMQDMRQCLSMHQPWASLLVAGIKKHEGRVWYSEHRGRLWIASTSKEAHAEDIAQMEEFYRMIYDDPNINFPSHYPTASLLGCVHVDSCLPQEEYREIYPNGESDSPYVFVCSKPEQLNILLPVKGDHKIYELPLKTHSAACKTLLRARASKG, encoded by the exons atggagaaATTCGTGCGGGACTCGTTGTCCAAAATACTGGATTGCGTGGTCACAGACCAAATGATGTC gGCAATCCTAAACATTAAAGATGACTATGAATTCGACAATTACTTTGGTAATTTACTGAGCGAAGACAACGAGGAACACCGCCTATTCCTGCTCAATTGCCGCCGAATGCTTCTCAGTGGCAAGCAGCCCCGAAACAATggcaagagcagcagcaagccGCCGACGTCCACAACGCCGGTCAAAGGAGGCGGCAGCAGTAGCAACAGTGGGGTCAAAGCAAAGCCgggaaaatttgttaatttgtatgCCAACGATGGAAAAGTCTTGGGCGACACCATATTGCTAAAGGGCCGCCGCTCCTGTGAATGCCAGGCGGCGCAGCACAAGCTGATCAACAATTGCATGGGCTGCGGCCGGATTGTGTGCGAACAGGAGGGTTCCGGTCCCTGCTTGTTCTGCGGCGAGTCCGTCTTTACAACCGAGGAGATGATGCGGCTGGCCAAGGCGGCGCGTGAGGCCAAGCCAAATGCCAAGCCCGCCACCAAACAGGGCAAGAAATCCAAGGATTCAGGTAAGGATTCAGCAGCCAAAGAAGCTGCTGCCAAGGAATCCCTCGATAAGGCACTAGCCCAAAGGGATCGCCTGCTGGAGTACGACAAGAACAGCGAAAAGAGAACGACGGTCATTGATGATGAGCTTGATTACTTCCAG GAAAACTCCGTGTGGCTGAGCAAGTTGGAGCGCGAAAAGTTTGAGAAGCTTAAGGGCGAAATGCACGAAATGAAGCACGGCAGTCGGTTGAATCGCAAGATTCGTGTAGACTTTGCTGGCCGTGAGTTACCAGAGGATCTGCCCGTTTCCAAGGAGTACGAACAGCAAGTGATCAATGAACTGGCGGCTGTAACCAAGGCAGCGGGCGGTGCAACTAACTGGAGCTCTTCCTCCCTTACCGGACACTCGGCTATGGCTTTGGCGCCCATTTTGGATATGACCAAGCCGCCTGTATACAAGGCCAGCAAGGAGGCAAAGAGCTGGCCAGCACCGGCATCGGCCACCGATGGACTAGAGCAGATCTACAATCGAGTGCAGGACAAGGAGCTGCTGGAAATGCAGGATATGCGCCAGTGCCTTTCAATGCATCAGCCCTGGGCATCTCTTCTGGTGGCGGGAATTAAAAA ACATGAAGGCCGAGTTTGGTATAGCGAACACCGCGGACGACTGTGGATTGCTTCCACCTCCAAGGAAGCCCACGCTGAAGATATTGCCCAAATGGAGGAGTTTTATCGCATGATTTATGATG ATCCCAATATTAACTTTCCCAGTCATTATCCCACAGCTAGTCTGTTGGGCTGCGTTCATGTGGACAGCTGTCTGCCGCAGGAGGAGTACAGGGAGATATATCCCAATGGGGAATCGGACAGCCCATATGTCTTTGTCTGCTCTAAGCCCGAACAGCTTAATATCCTGCTGCCCGTTAAGGGCGAtcacaaaatat ATGAACTTCCTTTGAAAACGCACAGTGCTGCCTGTAAAACGCTGCTCAGGGCCAGGGCCAGCAAGGGTTGA
- the LOC108080133 gene encoding migration and invasion enhancer 1, whose translation MQSMVKVDVEYCGICNFSGQCQLLRQFLLAASPEVEIACRQGRRGSFEVAIDGHLVHSKLACLAFPQHDSVLAQVRRAERGEPVETVLEQPIKDCSVM comes from the exons ATGCAATCAATGGTCAAGGTGGATGTGGAATACTG CGGAATCTGCAACTTCAGCGGCCAGTGCCAGCTGCTGCGCCAGTTCCTCCTGGCCGCCAGTCCCGAGGTGGAGATTGCCTGCCGGCAAGGACGTCGCGGTTCCTTCGAGGTGGCCATCGACGGCCACCTGGTTCACTCGAAGCTCGCCTGCCTGGCCTTTCCGCAACACGACAGCGTTCTGGCCCAGGTCCGGCGCGCAGAGCGGGGAGAGCCCGTGGAGACGGTCCTGGAGCAGCCCATCAAGGACTGCAGCGTGATGTAA
- the cactin gene encoding splicing factor Cactin, which produces MPKEKSKSRHRSRSRERRDRSPDHKSSRHRERETERDRRDKDKERDRRRERDRSREKRKEHKSSSSSSRKRRSSSSSSSSRTGGPKSPLAKSSMKLLQTLEARRLREQQDRQRKKEELKAQETPEEKRSRRLREKQAKEQRRRQRMGWDNEYQTYSNEDNPFGDSNLTSTFHWGKKLEVEGLSNLSTKTVEVLSLQKQLENRRELEKVKKRRQERELERQVREDDMMMQQRAKEAVQFREWQRQEDQFHLEQARLRSEIRIRDGRAKPIDLLAQYVAAGNAPLEESLEMQMHEPYMLLNGLPMEELEDLLVDIKVYEELEQGKHIDFWNDMITIVQDELQKQQKLLAEGNALNQRRDGIHQSVVKDVADIFRGKNAHQLEEMRQRIEAKISGRADGVDISYWESLLSQLKAHMARARLRDRHQALLREKLLLLKKENDDETQVGQEDMPQVKKEEEDEAEMETQEAENPEDGDSAEEDPLKELRDAARLYQAGNYSPRYIREEDFTGRRLQNEDDDDVEGEGALYEEEDDERRIQRQRLLVLHPERVDTNQLTPQELRMRNEARQGMQGDEAEFSVETTLDAVPQLATDKYRPRKPRYFNRVHTGFEWNKYNQTHYDMDNPPPKIVQGYKFNIFYPDLMDKSQTPQYFLTPCADNGDFAVLRFHTGPPYEDIAFKIVNREWEFSYKRGFRCQFHNNIFQLWFHFKRYRYRR; this is translated from the coding sequence ATGCCCAAGGAGAAATCCAAGTCCCGACATCGAAGTCGCAGTCGCGAGCGGAGAGATCGGAGTCCGGACCACAAGAGCAGTCGCCATAGAGAGCGGGAAACGGAGAGAGATCGAagggacaaggacaaggagcGTGATCGTCGCCGTGAAAGGGACCGCAGCCGGGAAAAGCGCAAGGAacacaaaagcagcagcagcagcagccgaaaaCGACGCTCCTcatcttcctcctcctcctcccgcaCCGGAGGCCCCAAGTCGCCGCTGGCCAAGAGTTCAATGAAGCTGCTGCAAACGCTGGAGGCGCGTCGCCTGCGGGAGCAGCAGGATCGCCAGCGGAAGAAGGAGGAGCTAAAGGCCCAGGAGACGCCCGAGGAGAAGCGATCTCGACGCTTGCGCGAGAAGCAGGCCAAGGAGCAGCGTCGCCGCCAGCGAATGGGCTGGGACAATGAGTACCAAACATACTCCAACGAGGACAATCCCTTTGGCGACTCCAATCTCACCTCCACATTTCACTGGGGCAAGAAGCTGGAGGTGGAGGGTCTATCCAATCTCTCGACCAAAACCGTGGAGGTGCTGTCGCTGCAAAAGCAGCTGGAGAACCGGCGCGAGCTGGAGAAGGTGAAGAAGCGACGCCAAGAGCGCGAACTGGAGCGGCAGGTGCGCGAGGACGACATGATGATGCAGCAACGCGCCAAAGAGGCGGTCCAGTTCCGTGAGTGGCAGCGGCAGGAGGATCAGTTTCATCTAGAGCAGGCACGCCTGCGCAGCGAGATTCGCATCCGTGATGGCCGGGCCAAGCCCATCGATCTGCTGGCCCAGTATGTGGCCGCCGGCAATGCTCCGCTCGAGGAATCCCTCGAAATGCAAATGCACGAGCCCTACATGCTGCTCAATGGCCTGCCcatggaggagctggaggatctGCTGGTGGACATCAAGGTGTacgaggagctggagcagggcAAGCATATTGATTTCTGGAACGACATGATCACCATTGTGCAGGATGAGCTGCAGAAGCAGCAGAAACTGCTGGCCGAGGGCAATGCCCTAAATCAACGGCGAGATGGCATCCATCAGAGTGTCGTCAAGGATGTGGCCGATATATTTAGGGGCAAGAATGCCCAccagctggaggagatgcGTCAGCGCATCGAGGCCAAGATCAGCGGTCGAGCAGATGGCGTGGACATCAGCTACTGGGAGAGTCTGCTCTCGCAGCTCAAGGCGCACATGGCTCGGGCTCGCCTACGCGACCGTCACCAGGCGCTGCTCCGCGagaaactgctgctgctcaagAAGGAGAACGATGACGAGACGCAGGTGGGGCAGGAGGATATGCCGCAAGtcaagaaggaggaggaggatgaagCAGAGATGGAGACCCAGGAAGCCGAGAATCCAGAAGATGGAGATTCCGCCGAGGAAGATCCCCTCAAGGAGCTACGCGATGCAGCGCGTCTCTACCAGGCGGGCAACTACAGTCCGCGCTATATACGCGAGGAGGACTTCACGGGACGGAGGCTTCAAaacgaagacgacgacgatgtTGAGGGCGAAGGTGCCCTGtatgaggaggaggatgacgaGCGGCGGATACAGCGTCAACGCCTGCTGGTCCTACATCCGGAACGCGTCGACACCAACCAACTAACGCCACAAGAGCTTCGCATGCGTAACGAGGCGCGCCAGGGTATGCAGGGCGACGAGGCCGAGTTCAGTGTGGAAACCACCCTGGACGCTGTGCCCCAGCTGGCCACAGATAAGTATCGTCCCCGAAAGCCCAGATACTTTAATCGTGTCCACACCGGCTTCGAGTGGAACAAATACAATCAGACGCATTATGATATGGACAATCCGCCGCCAAAGATCGTCCAGGGCTACAAGTTTAACATCTTCTATCCCGATCTAATGGACAAATCACAGACGCCGCAATACTTTCTCACTCCCTGTGCGGACAACGGTGACTTTGCCGTGCTGCGGTTCCACACGGGGCCGCCGTACGAGGATATTGCCTTCAAGATCGTCAATCGGGAGTGGGAGTTTAGCTACAAGAGGGGATTCCGCTGTCAGTTCCACAACAACATCTTCCAGCTGTGGTTCCACTTTAAGCGGTATCGCTACCGTCGCTAG